Proteins encoded in a region of the Coffea eugenioides isolate CCC68of chromosome 4, Ceug_1.0, whole genome shotgun sequence genome:
- the LOC113767580 gene encoding serine/threonine-protein kinase 38-like, translating to MSFQLEEIDADVDYYRVRSCRTENIGEIFALKKLRKSDMLRQGQVEHVRFERNLLVEVDSQCIVKLFYSFQDSNFLYLIMEYLAGVDIMTLLMREDILSEDVARFYIAESILVIHSIH from the exons ATGTCATTCCAACTAGAAGAAATTGATGCAGATGTTGACTATTACagg GTTAGATCGTGTCGTACTGAAAATATAGGAGAAATATTTGCCttgaagaaattaaggaagtCAGATATGCTCAGGCAGGGACAG GTTGAGCATGTTCGCTTTGAGAGGAATTTGCTTGTAGAGGTTGACAGTCAGTGTATAGTGAAACTTTTTTATTCTTTCCAAGATTCAAATTTTTTGTACCTTATCATGGAATATTTAGCTGGTGTGGACATCATGACCTTGCTGATGAGAGAGGATATTCTTTCTGAAGATGTTGCCAGATTCTACATTGCTGAAAGTATTCTTGTTATACATTCGATTCATTAA
- the LOC113768179 gene encoding zinc finger CCCH domain-containing protein 13-like has translation MIFPPAQGMPSNAEWNGYQATVYPTSERSLPTPPAFAMNNPVSETNFYAPLQQQMPVDEYPQRPGQPDCSYFLKTGDCKYKANCRFNHPKFQSSKSTSCALSDKGLPLRPDQSICSFYNRYGICKFGPACKFDHPENWGKSVASGGVRMARNEMEAGFS, from the exons ATGATATTTCCACCAGCCCAAGGCATGCCTTCAAATGCTGAATGGAATGGGTATCAG GCTACGGTCTACCCAACATCGGAGAGGAGTTTACCCACACCTCCAGCATTTGCAATGAACAACCCAGTATCTGAGACCAATTTCTATGCACCGCTCCAACAGCAAATGCCAGTTGATGAATATCCTCAGCGACCTGGTCAGCCTGACTGCAGTTATTTCTTGAAAACTGGAGACTGTAAATACAAAGCTAATTGCAGATTTAACCATCCTAAGTTTCAAAGTTCCAAGTCAACATCATGTGCTCTTAGCGATAAGGGTTTGCCTCTGAGACCT GATCAATCAATCTGCTCGTTTTACAACCGTTATGGCATTTGCAAGTTTGGTCCTGCTTGCAAGTTTGACCATCCAGAAAATTGGGGCAAATCAGTAGCTTCTGGTGGAGTTAGAATGGCGAGAAATGAAATGGAAGCAGGTTTCTCTTAA
- the LOC113769006 gene encoding tabersonine 16-hydroxylase 1-like, with product MNKYSNGFSLADMFPSAKLLQVMSIMRYKLELVQKQGDEMHEKILMQHKEKHREGKQESGEAYEDHVDVLLKIQQRGDFEPQLTDTNSKAVIFASEVCCICGFLEWAISELIKPPEVIKRAQDEFQKNVASNVKSIPAKARAITNLWAIGRDPRHRVEAEKLNPGRFIDSKIDYKETMHFEHIPFGAGRRRICPGISFALQSIEFMLAQLLFHFDLKLPGELNQEELDMTEKFGVTMRRKQMI from the exons ATGAATAAGTATTCAAATGGTTTCAGCTTGGCTGATATGTTTCCCTCTGCCAAATTACTACAAGTCATGAGTATCATGCGTTATAAGCTGGAGCTTGTGCAAAAACAGGGTgatgaaatgcatgaaaagatttTGATGCAGCATAAAGAGAAGCACAGAGAGGGAAAACAGGAAAGTGGAGAAGCATATGAGGATCATGTTGATGTGCTTCTTAAAATTCAACAACGTGGGGACTTTGAACCTCAATTGACCGACACGAACAGCAAAGCCGTAATCTTTGCGAGTGAA GTATGTTGCATCTGTGGTTTTTTAGAGTGGgcaatttctgaattgattaaaCCCCCAGAAGTCATCAAAAGGGCACAAGATGAG TTTCAAAAGAATGTGGCGAGCAATGTAAAATCAATACCAGCCAAGGCTAGAGCAATCACTAATCTTTGGGCAATTGGAAGGGACCCCAGGCACAGGGTTGAGGCTGAGAAACTTAATCCAGGGCGGTTTATTGACTCTAAAATAGATTATAAGGAAACCATGCATTTTGAACATATCCCATTTGGTGCTGGAAGAAGAAGGATCTGTCCTGGAATATCATTTGCTCTACAAAGCATTGAGTTTATGCTTGCACAATTGTTGTTCCATTTTGATTTGAAGCTGCCTGGTGAACTGAACCAAGAAGAACTGGACATGACTGAGAAATTTGGGGTGACAATGAGGCGGAAACAAATGATCTGA